One genomic segment of [Pasteurella] aerogenes includes these proteins:
- the metN gene encoding methionine import ATP-binding protein MetN, translating to MIKLKNISKIFDISGKKLTALDNVSLEIPKGQICGVIGASGAGKSTLIRCVNLLEKPTSGSVIIDGKELTELSEAQLIQERRNIGMIFQHFNLLSSRTVFGNIALPLELEKKPQEHIQQKVNALLELVGLNDKRDVYPANLSGGQKQRVAIARALASDPKVLLCDEATSALDPATTQSILKLLKEINRTLGITILLITHEMDVVKRICDQVAVIDKGQLIEQGSVSEIFSNPKTSLAQEFIRSTFHISLPDEYMEKLSQTPKHPNAQPIIKFEFTGRSVDAPLLSQASKKFGVELSILSSQIDYAGGVKFGFVIAEVEGGEDAITQTKIYLMENNVRIEVLGYVN from the coding sequence ATGATTAAGCTGAAAAATATTAGTAAAATTTTTGATATTTCTGGTAAAAAATTGACCGCACTTGATAACGTTTCTTTAGAAATTCCTAAGGGACAGATTTGCGGAGTGATTGGCGCGTCTGGTGCCGGAAAAAGTACATTGATCCGTTGCGTCAATTTATTGGAAAAACCGACTTCCGGTTCCGTAATCATTGACGGAAAAGAATTAACAGAACTTTCTGAAGCACAACTTATTCAAGAGCGCCGCAATATTGGCATGATCTTTCAACATTTTAATTTGCTGAGTTCGCGTACCGTTTTTGGCAATATTGCCTTACCGCTAGAATTGGAAAAAAAGCCGCAAGAGCATATTCAACAAAAAGTTAATGCACTCTTGGAATTAGTTGGCTTAAACGACAAAAGAGACGTATATCCAGCAAATTTATCCGGCGGTCAAAAGCAACGCGTAGCAATTGCACGCGCATTGGCAAGTGATCCAAAAGTGTTGCTTTGCGATGAAGCAACCAGCGCATTAGATCCGGCAACCACGCAATCTATTTTAAAATTATTAAAAGAAATTAACCGCACTTTAGGGATTACCATTTTATTGATCACCCATGAAATGGATGTAGTAAAACGCATTTGTGATCAAGTGGCAGTCATTGATAAAGGACAATTGATCGAACAAGGTTCGGTGAGCGAAATTTTTTCCAACCCGAAAACGTCATTGGCGCAAGAATTTATTCGTTCGACATTTCACATTAGTTTACCCGACGAATATATGGAAAAATTATCGCAAACACCAAAACATCCGAACGCACAACCGATTATCAAATTTGAATTTACCGGTCGCTCTGTTGATGCCCCATTATTATCACAAGCATCTAAAAAATTTGGCGTAGAACTTAGTATTTTAAGTTCACAAATTGATTATGCTGGCGGCGTCAAATTTGGCTTTGTCATTGCCGAAGTGGAAGGTGGAGAAGATGCTATTACACAAACCAAAATTTATTTAATGGAAAATAACGTTCGCATTGAGGTACTAGGCTATGTTAACTGA
- the gmhB gene encoding D,D-heptose 1,7-bisphosphate phosphatase: protein MNKAIFLDRDGTLNIDYGYVHEIDQFHFIEGSIEALQQLKQMGYLLVLVTNQSGIARGYFSEQQFLQLTEWMDWSLADRGVDLDGIYYCPHHPDGIGEFKQDCDCRKPKAGMLNQAIKELKIDPARSIMIGDKMEDMIAGKSAGIKTNILVRSGKPISEDGEKLADHVIDSIADVVALIKKLK, encoded by the coding sequence ATGAACAAAGCGATTTTCTTGGATCGTGACGGAACATTAAATATAGATTATGGATATGTACATGAAATTGATCAATTTCATTTTATTGAAGGGAGCATTGAAGCCTTACAGCAATTAAAACAAATGGGCTATTTATTGGTGCTGGTGACCAATCAATCGGGAATTGCGCGGGGCTATTTTTCAGAACAGCAATTTTTGCAATTAACGGAATGGATGGATTGGTCATTGGCTGATCGTGGTGTGGACTTAGATGGAATTTATTATTGTCCGCATCATCCGGATGGTATCGGCGAATTTAAACAAGACTGCGATTGTCGCAAACCAAAAGCAGGGATGTTAAACCAAGCGATTAAAGAATTGAAAATTGATCCGGCACGTTCCATTATGATTGGCGATAAAATGGAAGATATGATAGCGGGGAAAAGTGCGGGAATAAAAACGAATATTTTAGTGCGTAGCGGGAAACCGATCAGCGAGGATGGCGAAAAATTAGCAGATCATGTAATCGATTCAATTGCAGACGTAGTGGCATTAATTAAAAAGTTGAAATAA